In the Triticum aestivum cultivar Chinese Spring chromosome 2B, IWGSC CS RefSeq v2.1, whole genome shotgun sequence genome, TAAACCTACAACGTCTTAGCATCTTATTTGCCCTTGATTCCCAAGCACATCATCGATAGTTTCCTTCCAAACCCCGCGCGTCCTTGCCGGGAAGTGGCGGGGCGTCCGAGCTCTTGGAGGTGTGCTGGTTGCTCCTGAACCGGGTCCTTAGGTTGCTGAAGGGGCTCCAGTGTCACCGGTTCTGCGACTTTATCTGGCCCATCAGCCTCTGATCCCCTCATTCTCTCACCGACGGGGACAGGGAAAGTGGGAAATGGGAGAGAGCTAGGGATTTGGACAGGGAAAGAAGACAAGGGAAACAGGGACTGCAGGCATGATTTCCTGAAACGTTGAGGGGTTTTCCACAAAAATGTTGGTCCGACCAGGTGTGACACGAAGCAGCCAGCTGGGCGCCAATTGTCCGCCTCTGATTGGCTGTGAACTAAAACCATCCCATGATTTGCAAGTTTATGGACTAGTTGATCACCTATTACAAGTTTCTGAACTAAATCATCACATCCGACGCAAGTTTCTGGGTCTCTAGTGCTCTTACCTCTTTATTTAAATAGTGAAGTTAGATCTCAGACTCTACCGTTTTTGAGTTTTCATCTTCTCAAACAAACACAGTGAACTTGTAACTAGTGAGAAGCAAAATAAAAGCATGAAAAAGGTCACATATGTGTTCCCTGTGTGGATGTAACCATTGATCCATGAATTGTGAGTGGAAGCGAAATACATAGAGAACGAAGTTATCCGTCCGCAGTCAGACGCCAATTGAAGGTGTGAAGGTGTGGAGCCAACTCGACATTCTACATCATGGTCCATTGGTTTAATAATTCAGTGATTGCCGAGACAGATGGAAGCTCCCTGATAGCTTGCAACCACTTGGCCTCTGGCAAAACCTCAACAACTAGCTGACGTCACTCCGCTAGCCTCACATATGTGTCGTCCCACACTCGTGCCATCGAACCACCAGTCCTACCAATACTTGATATTCGATCCGTGCCCTAGCGAACATTCCACCGCAACATCGAACATATCACATGCCTCCTGAGGAATATCAATCAGCAGGCCTCCCCGAGGTTTGTCCACTCATGCCTTTTCATAAGATGCAGGTTCTTGACCCTAACCCACCGAACTTCATCAACGTGCAAACCAGCTTCCAATTGACCAGACAGCTTCTCCCCTTTGCTTCAACATGTCCACACTAGAAAAAATCCGAACTGGTCTTGTCGATGCAAGAGGGAAACCACAACAGAAAGATCGAGAACGGGCATACGGAAGATCACCGTAGCAATGTGAGTCGAGTTAATTAGTACCAACCTTCCAACACATCAGAGCATCGAGGCTTTCCACGTCGGCAGATGTCCGATACCACGATCCACATACGGCTGCAGGTGAATCTTGGACAGACGAGTCGTAGAGAGAGGTAGCCTCAAAGTACCTGCCAGAAAAGTTGAGCACATGGCATCGTAGTGATTGCAACACGCTCGCGGCGGTGACCTCATCACATCTGATGAGGGAGGCAAAACTCGCAGCGGTGACTCGTCACCGTGTACTCAACCTTTGCCGCGCCATCACCGCTGCTCCGACGCACGGCGGCCACGCCACGTGGCACCCGCGGAGGAAGAAGGATCCCAGCCGTCGGATGAGGCATGAGCGCTGGATCCGTCGGACAGCCGGGGAAGACCATTACTCGCGTGACGTGTACCACGCGGTCACTCTCTCAGGTCTCAGCCCCTCCTCTCCCGACCGCCGCCCCCACCGCATCGTGACTTCCCGAACCGtctcgccgccgcagccgcctaCCCTCGCCGGCCACCGGTGGCTGAAGCAGGCGCTGGCCGGTAGGCCGCACCGCCTCGAACCCTAAGCGCCCATCGGCGGAGGCGCCGCGAGCCCGAGCCCCTCGAAGCGGGAGGGAGGGGGATCATGGAGTCGGAGGTAGTGAGGGCGGAGATGCTGCTGGCGCCGACGATGGCGTTCAAGAAGGTGCAGACGGCGGACAAGTACCCCAAGGGCCAGTCCCGCGGCCGCCAGTGgaagcacctccgccacctcctccaggcCGCCGACGCCACCTCGCTGCCCCCGGACCGCCCCAACTGTGAGCGCCTCGATCCCCTTCCTGCTGCTAGTTGCCCAATTACTGGAGATTTGGTCTGCAAATCAAGTATTCTATAAATTTAAGACTATTCGATGATCCACTTTAGGCCTAGAAATTTGTGGTGACTAGAGATTGAAAATTGGAACTGCATGATGGATTTCTTTTAGTGCCCACCTATGCAGGGAGCTTGCACATTGTGCTGTATGTTGGTGCTAACAGATTGCAGCAATTGAATTGCTTCTTCTTATGTTACAGAATGCAAACTCACAATTCACTTTAGAGCCTTAGATGCAAATACTTTGCCCTGAAACATCATTGTTTTCTCAATTTACAGGGAGTGTCTTTCGTAGAATAAAAGTTGGTTCCGCACTCGTGCTTGATAGAATGCCATGTTAATAGACCAATACATTGTTGGCTTTCTGTCTCATATTCATAACTTCTGAAGTGTTAGCTTCCATTGCTAAGGCTATTAGACAGCTCTTACACGAACTTGTGTCTCTCAGTTACGAGTATAAAGCTGGATAACACTCTAGATTTTTGTTTTTGACATTAGCGAAACAAGTTATTTGTGTGTTCAGGTAGTCTACACCTGTAGTATTTAGAGCAAATTGTTGTGGCGAATATAATGTTCATAGTATGTTCTTTATGCAGATCTAAATATTCAGTCGCCCCCATCCGTTTATCCACCAAAGAGATATTGTGACGttacaggttttgaggtaagtaaccCCAATAGACTCCAACTGTTGATTTACATATCCTGCAATGCTTCTAAATGATAAGGTTTGGAATTTGAATATATTTAGGTCTGAAGTAGATCATAATGTTGTGTCCTGTGTTTACCATAATTTTGTTTATCATGCTAAACTGCGTGTTTATATGTAGTGTTAATTGGTTGCAAACTCTCCCAGTGAGATAGAAATTTTGCGCTGTGCTTAACAAGGCCTATAAATTTGAAGGAATAAGCTGATACTTTGAGTTTAGTTATTCTCGCAGTAGCTGGCTCATAGGAAAACTCAGCAAGTAGCTTATGAGCAGCTAGATCTAAGACACAGCAGTACCGGTAGAGATCAACAAAAAATAATTTCATGTTAGAAACCGTGGGCACAATGTTATCTTCTATGTCTTATAATTATTCTCCATAAACATTTCGTTTGGAGTTCTTCACTGTCCTCACTTATCTGCTTTGTATGAACCAACACAAGCCTTCTTAAAAGCAACTCGGTTGTATTATTGACAAGATAAGTTTGTGTGTGCAACCTATTGTTTGACGCCGTATGATCAAGGTTTTGTGTAGGTTGAAACCAAATAAACAGTAGCCAGTTAAATTTGTGATTATCTGAAAGTTGATTGTATTTGGTAACTTCTAACTACTACAAAAAAGTGCCGCTAAATAATGTGAGAATTGTATGGGTGACCCACTGAAAGCTCTAATTCAGCATTGTTCTAATCGCTTTactccatccccccccccccccccccccccccttttctttTGCAAGAGTTCACTCCATTTTTCAGAATTATTGACTATACTTTTTGCAATGTTCCTCAGATTTGATTTTATGCTGACTCATTAAATTTTGCATATGGATATTCATCTGTGTGGACATTTATGTAATTTGAGGCTAATACAGTATTgttgcaacaggagaaaaaaaGCAGAGCCGTAGTTATTTTGATCATTGAATTGTACGGTTAATATGGATGCTTTTTGATTCAACTTGTTGGCATAGCAGAAACCCAGCAGGGCTGGGTTGGAACAAAAATCCAGATTGAGCTGCTAAAATTGTAATTCA is a window encoding:
- the LOC123043424 gene encoding chromatin-remodeling complex subunit ies6, with product MESEVVRAEMLLAPTMAFKKVQTADKYPKGQSRGRQWKHLRHLLQAADATSLPPDRPNYLNIQSPPSVYPPKRYCDVTGFEAPYVDPRTKLRYADPEVFRQIRMLPEEYVQRYLAVRNAAVVLR